The following coding sequences lie in one Cloeon dipterum chromosome 1, ieCloDipt1.1, whole genome shotgun sequence genomic window:
- the ArgRS-m gene encoding probable arginine--tRNA ligase, mitochondrial, with protein MAMKVKDFRISQVWDVLRHLDASAVGSKRTTLKFNKANQNIELHFPVSSSADISALQKISGSEVCHQRKSAKAVVTIDKSQFVPEVVNSVISKPKSFWIDSPLCSDIKRQKVLVEFSSPNIAKPFHMGHLRSTIIGNYLSNLMSSLGHDVHRINYLGDWGTQFGLLNVGLELGQVSDEQIAANPIQVLYESYVLANREAEKDPGILSRARQIFKQMEDGDFAETERWEKFRQYTINELKQTYHRLGVVFDEYQWESMFGAKDISSVIAELERMNLLNDNPDGKRVVKVGNRNVTLVKSDGTTLYLTRDVAAAKHRFQQHKFDQLLYVVDNGQGDHFIALKHILKSLDHPWSDGITHIKFGRIHGMSTRKGQAVFLKDILDEARERATIRQNISKNTRVGSDDRSAEVLGVSSVIINDLKQRRQKDYTFDWDKALQMQGDSGSRLQYTHCRLCSLRENSGARPANECDASLLTESHATALVTEIARFDEILRASYLELESCILVNYLFSLCNHINQAFQHLTVKGQPPEIASQRMLLFTAAKIVLSEGLEILGIEPLEKM; from the exons ATGGCAATGAAAGTAAAAGATTTTAGGATATCTCAG GTTTGGGATGTCCTAAGACACCTAGATGCTTCAGCAGTCGGTTCTAAACGCACAACTCTGAAGTTTAACAAAGCAAACCAGAACATCGAGCTTCACTTTCCAGTCAGCTCCTCCGCAGACATAAGCGCTCTTCAGAAAATTTCTGGCAGTGAAGTTTGCCATCAAAGAAAAAGTGCCAAAGCTGTGGTGACAATTGACAAGTCGCAGTTTGTCCCTGAAGTTGTCAATTCTGTAATTTCCAAACCTAAATCTTTCTGGATTGACAGTCCCTTGTGCAGTGATATTAAGCGGCAGAAAGTCCTGGTTGAATTTAg CTCGCCCAATATCGCAAAGCCATTCCACATGGGGCACCTTCGTTCCACAATAATTGGCAACTATTTGTCCAACCTAATGTCTAGTCTTGGACACGACGTGCACAGGATCAACTACCTGGGTGACTGGGGCACACAGTTTGGTCTGCTGAATGTCGGTCTCGAGCTAGGACAGGTGTCTGACGAACAAATAGCTGCAAATCCAATCCAAGTGCTGTACGAGAGTTACGTTTTGGCCAATCGAGAGGCTGAAAAAGATCCTGGGATTTTGTCAAGAGCCAGACAAATCTTCAAGCAGATGGAGGATGGCGATTTTGCTGAAACGGAACGATGGGAGAAGTTCCGGCAGTACACAATTAACGAGCTGAAGCAAACTTATCATCGATTAGGAGTTGTCTTCGATGAGTACCAGTGGGAGTCCATGTTCGGAGCCAAAGATATTTCTTCTGTTATTGCAGAATTGGAGAGAATGAACCTTTTAAACGACAACCCAGatg GCAAACGGGTTGTGAAAGTAGGCAATCGCAACGTGACCCTAGTCAAGAGTGATGGCACCACTCTTTACCTCACCAGAGATGTTGCAGCAGCAAAACACAGATTTCAGCAGCACAAATTTGATCAGCTTCTTTATGTGGTTGATAACGGTCAAGGGGATCATTTCATCGCCCTGAAGCACATCCTCAAAAGCTTGGACCACCCATGGAGTGACGGTATCACGCATATTAAGTTTGGAAGAATCCACGGCATGAGCACTAGGAAAGGCCAGGCTGTCTTCCTCAAGGATATTTTGGACGAAGCCCGCGAGAGAGCGACAATAAGGCAGAACATCTCTAAAA ataCAAGGGTAGGGTCTGATGACAGATCAGCAGAGGTGCTAGGCGTGAGTTCTGTGATAATTAACGACCTGAAGCAACGCAGACAAAAGGACTACACTTTTGACTGGGATAAAGCCCTGCAG ATGCAAGGAGACAGCGGCTCACGTTTGCAGTACACACACTGCAGGCTATGTTCTTTGCGAGAAAACAGTGGAGCGAGACCAGCCAACGAGTGCGACGCCTCCCTCTTAACCGAGTCTCACGCAACAGCCCTGGTTACTGAGATTGCAAG ATTTGATGAGATCCTTAGAGCTTCTTATTTGGAACTGGAGTCTTGCATTTTAGTGAACTACTTGTTCTCTTTATG CAACCACATCAACCAAGCGTTCCAACATTTGACTGTCAAAGGTCAGCCACCTGAGATTGCGTCGCAAAGAATGCTCTTGTTCACCGCAGCCAAAATCGTGCTCTCAGAAGGACTGGAAATTTTAGGCATAGAGCCTCTGGAGAAAATGTGA
- the jp gene encoding uncharacterized protein jp isoform X4 has protein sequence MSWEQFQDEVALEEEADLAFSPALMARRASESWINTPPALFENIPVATPVQRKKSLPDVQTLPRHAEPMSREEASVLSSMQRETVRRRMEEDEKLKANPLLWLVSPHVKDWFSRQQLVFLVLFINISLAIMFFKLLT, from the exons ATGTCGTGGGAGCAGTTCCAGGACGAGGTGGCCCTCGAGGAGGAGGCCGACCTCGCCTTCAGTCCGGCCCTCATGGCGCGCAGGGCCAGCGAGAGCTGGATCAACACTCCGCCGGCGCTGTTCGAA AATATTCCTGTAGCAACGCCTGTGCAACGCAAAAAGTCCCTTCCTGATGTGCAGACGTTACCCCGCCACGCGGAGCCTATGTCCAGAGAGGAGGCCTCGGTTCTTAGCTCGATGCAACGAGAAACTGTCAGGAGACGCATGGAGGAGGACGAAAAATTGAAGGCGAATCCCCTTCTTTGGCTAGTCAGTCCGCACGTTAAG GACTGGTTTTCACGTCAGCAGTTGGTGTTTTTGGTTCTATTCATCAACATCTCGCTGGCCATCATGTTCTTCAAGCTGCTGACATAA